tatcaatgaattttaggaaatttataaaaaaacagtgTTAACTATGATTAGTTTATCCGCAATAAGCATTTGTTTATTGAGTGTCCTTATATGACCCGCTCTACCCTAATCAAGaaacaaaagttcttttttatctttgcaccaaggtttttctttaattttttcactatttaaaaaaacctttgatTTACTCTATTTTCATCAGCAATAAGATTACTTATTATTCGTTTCAATATTTTGcattgttcaaaaaataaattcagaatCTAAGCGaatgataaaaatcatttttaagaaaaactcTGGTCCaccaaataaacattttaccaATATGATTTTTGGCTAAGACACTATTGTTCAACATAATgtctttaaaacattaaaaaacgcACTGTTTTTAGTCAtttagaaaacctttttttaataaagcaactttttttttttttgagtttgacTGCCATTGATGTACTTACATCAACTGACATATAGaggtaaatataattaagtgtACATACAACAACTGACACATAGGGATAGGCGTATTTAAATGTACATTCATTAGCTGGCACATAAGGATAGACGTAAACAAGAGTACACGTTTAGGATCAAGGTTTAAACCCCTTATTGATTTCTAGCCCTACGGCTAGAAATCAATCAGGAACTTAGAAAGGATTTGCAATAAAAACCAGGCTGCTTCAAAGTTTACTTTGAAAAGGGGTTATTATATTCATAACCGAGTGTTAAAAGGATTTATGAGtggttttttaaacttaaaatcaaaTAGATTACGATCCTTAAATATTTAGGATGATGTTTATATGACCGATATGTTTATACAATTCTGAATCAGCATATTATATTATCATAAGTGGTCGTCGTATACATGTATATTGAGTATAAAACTCCTCAAAATTCTTTTCGAAAATATCATATTATCTTGTGATCCGATTTTTGGTGTGATTTCTGTCAAAGTTCTAATAATCGGTAAATTATAGTAATTGAAAAGATCACTGTacaatatatcaatatatattcaaatatattgaTGAAATAATTCAATTCATCAACATTTTCAAATGCCAATCTTTACATCAGGAGAGTCAATTTTCTTTTGATACTCACACTTCATGTTTGATTCATACATTTTTgtttgagcaaaaaaaatttgtttgtaagCTTTACATCAGGAGAGTCAATTTTCTTTTGATACTCACACTTTATGTTTAATTCATACATTtttgtttgaacaaaaaaaaaaaatttttaagcaacTAATGATCTCATCGAAAACCGACCGATATCATCGGGAACCGACCGATACTTACAACTGACTAAACCTTACTTTACTAAAAACGATTCGACTATCGGAACAACACGGcatgttacaaataaaaactggCTTTGAAGTAGAttttataagcaattttttgaaataatttttatttattatcaattattaaCAACGGTtgaatttttgaagtaatttattataaaatgtccCGGGTTAGCATTAATACtttgtaattattaaattctcatttatattttaacgaaaaaagtttcaatgaagaattttaaaagttttcacacaaactatttttaatcttaattgaTAAAATCTTAACGGTTTTACGTATTTCAAcgtaaaaatgaaaataatcaaataaaaaaattacccaCCCAAgtcaaacctttttttgttgtcactaaacataatttattaatatttcaagTTGTGCTCATTAATAACTTAGTAACAATTTAACCAAATGAACGTCAGACTTCAATtctttgtattctttttttactgcattttttgtttgttaatcaCAGCGTcgattaatgtttaaaaaaaaatagcattatataaataatatatttatttgaaaaacatgttGTGAGACTGAAGCGTGTGgtagaattaaataaataactaacaaGCTAACGCTGGCCTTcgcattcaaaaataaaaaaataattttcttgagaacgattacttattttaaaaattaatatttttttaatatatcagtGATTGGAATATggaattttcattattattatattttttactatgatTGTGTAAtgtaataacaacaacaataataaaaatttttgttatcaagGTGCTCTAAGAAAagcttacggtcttatcattaAGCATCGCGAAAGACCATTAATTAGACTGTTATACCCTCCTTCCTCAGCAATGTCGCTTATTTAGCAAAAGCTGGCATTGAACTATGTCTCTGTAACAACAAATATACTAATGTATTTGTATACAAAAATTACATCATACtaaaatgtttaactaaaattaagtgtatttaaagaaaaacttattgttgattaattaaaaaaaaaaaaaaggtctaaaATCATATAAATGGATAAAGATAAGtgtaattgtataaaatttttatattatcataaagATGAGACACATTTTAGAACTATACAAAGATTTTTGTCAATGAATCCTTGTATTTAGAGATTACTCAATGATGTCTTTGTTTCGATTTTTTGTTCCATACAAGAAATGCCATAAACAAATGTTTGGTTTAAAGCAacgaaattatttttaatcatgtGACTTTATGATGTTATAGTTTGACCAAAGCAAgtctaataaattattaatttttaagcgTTCATTTAGAtggtattttataaaaaaacaaactttttttttaatttatttatttcagtgcTCGCTCTAAAGGTAAGAACATGAGTTTTGAACTAATacacgaaataaaaaaaggatcaatcaattaaaaactaaaataacgaaataaaaaaacaagaacaaaaagACGATGGCAATGAGTGTTTATGGATGAATACTACAACAAACAAAcgtttaaaaaagtcattttttagtAGTACACATTTTTTTTGATCACTTACTACTTCTTTTACTTTactaaaactttagttttagtAAAGTAAAAACTGTAATAAGTGATCAAAAAAAGAGTGTGGTGGGTAAAGTATGCACTTACTAAAGTAAATTGCActttttactttagattttttaaaatgagaaGAAGAAGTTTGCTGTCAAAGTATGATTCGCATCCGGCATGCAAACCACGTTCTATGTGGCTTAGAAAGTACGACATGGAATGGTTAACTGATTTCTTATCAAATGAATCTCATCACAAAAGACACCAACCAAAAAGATTTTACGACGAATTTATACTTTTTGCACAACAACGCTTGCTCCGAAACTCAAGCGCCGTATGGAGAACCAAACCAAAAATCCGTTAAGAAGAAAACATTCAATTAGAagcttttaattataatttttaataatttaagtattgtaataattttgaatttattgttaaaactagcgtataaaattaataacataattcgaaaaaaactttcaaataacggtataaaaaattattatatataatacttttgttttctttcaagTAAACAATAATGACGAAGgcgaaaatttataaatattgtcccaattttttttttttttctattatggTATCCTATCTATGTTCTATGAAACTATGAAAGATTGCTCATACAAAGTCCTCACAAATGTTAAGTCTGAGCGCTTTGATAATTTCTTAttctattttagattttcttcGAGACAATCAGCAACATTGGTTGAAAGCTACTGTGACTCATTATAgctataaagttaaaaatcaattgttataaattatattaaatacaataacactGAAGACTGGTAGCCAATGTATATTGAactaatttaatacttttacttAACTTGCGACCTAAGAGCTTATCATAATGATATGGACCTATAAACCAATCGCAAGGATGGACAATTGCGTAATGCTCAATATTAAAAAGTgacatttactttaaaaatttagtaagaAAACCAGCAACAAGTTTAAACAAACTGAAATGCTGTCAGTAAACTCGGTTTACGTTGGTTTATCTGCATTTTTGAATGTATAATTTTCTAGCTTTAcgttaaaacatttaaaagtattttgtttttttgtgattattaaCTCACAGGGTACCTCTTATAACTGCACCTCGGCGACTTAattaatatattgatatattaaaacaatatatttagttcattaaatatgtaacaaatagtaaaagaaaaaaaaaacacctggtgattttatttttttactttactaattctttttttttttttttgtcagtattatttaattattattaatcaatAAGAATTTTTCAGCGTGAAGAAGGTGTTTAAAagtgtttgaaaatgtttggaagtgtttaaatttgtttgaaaatgtttgaaaatttttgaaaatatttggaaGTGTTTGAAAGAATTTGAAAGTgtttgtaaagttaaaaatgtttgaaacttatcgtcatttaaagttttcaatgcTTCCCCACACACTTGTGTTACTTATGTGGTTACTTATACCCAGTTCACActaaattctgttttaaataaacatgttttaatgtaaacatagttttataataaacatgttTTCAGTTTTCTTGCGTTCAGATTGAACGttctttagtatttatattaaCGTTCGAAAATGGCGCTCTCAAAGAAAAACTTGATCTCGAAGTTACGAGTATTATTGTACATATCAAGGAAAAAAAGAAGACTGCAATTGCAGCACATACTGATAAACTGTATTACTGCTTATAATTTTGCGGTTTACAGAAAAATTTGGACTAAACCTCGCAGTCAAAGCTTTTGGTACGAAACAATGGTAAACTGTTGGAACGAAGATGATTGGATAAAAAACATAAGAATGTCTAAAGCAGCCTTTAATTATCTGTGCAAGGAAGTTTCACCTTTTATGCCTATACAAGGCACTAACTTTCGTAAATCTTTGCCTTTAGAAATGAAGTTAGCTGTGacactttactttttaagtgGATCTGCAGATTACCGAACAATAGCCAATTTATTTGGCTTAGGAAAATCAACTGTTTGTACAATAGTTCACagaatttgtaaacattttgttGATAACTTAATGAAGAAATACATTTCCTTACCCTCAAGGGAAGAAACAATGGAGATTATagtaagttttgaaaaattatatggTTTTCCACAAGTAGTTGGAGCAGTTGATGGATGTCACATAAGAATAAAGGCTCCTCATAAAAATTCAGAGGACTATATAAACAGAAAAGAATATCACTCCATTATTTTACAGGGATTGGTAGACAGCAAGTATTTATTTAGAGATATTTTTGTAGGGTGGACTGGCAAATCACACGATTCaagggtttttaaaaattctcccTTATATAAAGAGTGTCTGGCTAGAACCTTTTTACCtacaaacttatctaaaataattgataatattgaaattggTCCTCTTATCCTTGGTGATTCAGCATATCCCCTTAAAAATTGGCTTATGAAACCTTACTCAGATCGTGGAAATCTTAGTATAGAAGAAGCAAAGTTTAACGTTTCTCTTAGTAAATGTCGTGTGGTGGTGGAGAATGGATTTGGAAGATTAAAAGGTCGATTTCAATGTCTTTTAAAGAGATTAGATACAACAGTTGAACACACAGTCAATATTGTTACAACATGTTGTATACTACATAACTTCTGTACTTTGACAaagcaaaagtatttaaatgaaTGGATTGAACAAACAGAAATTGACTTAGTAAACCCTATATTAAACCACAGTTGCATTGAACTTGACAATAAAGCTGAGTTTATTAGAAAttccataaaaaaacattattttacaacTGTTTAgttgtaaatgatttttttcaaacaatgttGTAAAAGGcatggtttattttattttgagaaaaaaataacaaaacaaagaaattgcttcacatttttttaatcataattaaaaaCTCTATCTCAGTCCCACTTTTAAGACGTTTAACATCCTTATCATTTCGGATAAGTACATTTGGTAACTTGGTAATCAATAAAGATGCATTATCTTGAACTGAAAATTCCTCTTTTATTGTGCAAGTAAGTTTTTCTAGTGTCAAATCTGCCAATGAAAGttctatttcaataaaatataaatcttcaACTTGACGAACTTTTAATATAACACATGATTCTTCTTGTTTGTGGTTTTCTAAAatactttctaaaattttatgatcaatATCAGCCTGAGAggtcataaatttattaacagtGGCATTTAATTGTTCAAACATTACCTCActtcttgattttttctttttggattttttaaagtaaaaactattatctttttttaccaACTCTTCAGATTTAGAACTTGACGGAGTAGTTTCAATGTCTATATGTTCACAGTTTACTAACTCATTAacacaattattaaaattattcacttctgcagttttttcaataataacattcaTGCCTGAGgaacttttcaaaaaagttggtAATGTGGTTGGTTTGTCACTAAGAACCTTATCAATTTCATCAAAGCAGGATGGTTTTTTGGAAGGACCAGTCCCACTTGTATTTcgtttattatcaatataattgCGATATGCACTTGTCAATGTGTGAATTCTTGTTTTACACATCTCTTTATCTCTGTCTTCATATCCAGAAGCTTGCAAGAATAGCAAAATTTCCTCCCAAATTTTTCCTTTtctaaaatccaaaaaatatgaagttatatatatatatatatatatatatatatatatatatatatatatatatatatatatatatatatatatatatatatatatatatatatatattgtgctAACTATCAAAGagaaataaatatcttgttgtaaaaagtacaatttataAACATTCATTTCCTTGTTTATTCAATATTAATGTAATTCGTAATCACTTCTTGTCTatttgtgatttatttaaactatttagtaACGAGtggtttgattttatttaacaagttaTTTCAATTTGATCCAACttaactgaaaaaaacaaaacaaaacctTGTGCATGACTTCAACTTTTCTTGGATATTATCTTCTGACCATTTactaattagtatttttgtttcCTCATCATCCCAATGTCTAGCTCTCTTTCtagatttaactttttcttCAGCAACAGCTTTTTCCTCCGCCATTTAAAAACAGTTCAGGGTAATAAAACGCAATTAAAACAACCTCGCGacgttgttttattaaaacaacttttaacgttgcgtgttttaattaaaaccaattttaaatttgatgagAATAGTAAAATGTAAAACGCGTTTAAAATACGACAATTAAAACGTGTTTTATCGTCAGTATGAACGGGGTATtatacacatataaacataatttacttaaaaaatatataaaacagcGAATCACACAAAACCTAAGCAAAATGCTtcagcaaataatattttaaaataaaaactaaattacaaCAAGAGAGATAACAAGGGCCATCTATAAAGGACATCATGCTAATAGGGAGGGGGCAGGGGTTAagataaaaatgacaaaaaaggacaagggggagggggagtCATTAGAAAAAGACgtcatgttattttagttttaataacatggaaaactatGTAATCATGTGTTTTTATGAACGCAACAGAccataatgtttttatttatcgtaattaaagaaaacaagtttgtgttaatatttgtttaaactttattttcgtatatatatatatatatatatatatatatatatatatatatatatatatatatatatatatatatatatatatatatatatatatatacatatattgaagTAGAACAATCTGAGCTATTGCGCGTCATCATTCAACTTGCTGAACCGAGTATATAAGTGCTTTATATACTCGGTTGATGCCAAAACGGAGAAAATTGTTTGAAGAAAAGACACACGTTCACAAGATTCCGATTTAGTTGATGCGAGCCCAAAACAATCTTCATTCAAGTTGCATGGATGATCCTTTTTGTACACCAACTATAAGGAATGTGGAAGAAGTTTGCTCTTGTTAAGGCCCCAAGGATTGAACTTTATAAGTCAAGACGATAAAGCTCAGATCCCAATTGGAATCACCgctgttaaaaaataagcatCTGTATTAATGCACATGGAATATCGAGTTTATCTTTCTGATCATAGTTGGTTCGTTGCTGCAATGCACAAGCTCATCCTAACTCTCTACGCGGG
This genomic interval from Hydra vulgaris chromosome 01, alternate assembly HydraT2T_AEP contains the following:
- the LOC136074376 gene encoding uncharacterized protein LOC136074376, producing the protein MVNCWNEDDWIKNIRMSKAAFNYLCKEVSPFMPIQGTNFRKSLPLEMKLAVTLYFLSGSADYRTIANLFGLGKSTVCTIVHRICKHFVDNLMKKYISLPSREETMEIIVSFEKLYGFPQVVGAVDGCHIRIKAPHKNSEDYINRKEYHSIILQGLVDSKYLFRDIFVGWTGKSHDSRVFKNSPLYKECLARTFLPTNLSKIIDNIEIGPLILGDSAYPLKNWLMKPYSDRGNLSIEEAKFNVSLSKCRVVVENGFGRLKGRFQCLLKRLDTTVEHTVNIVTTCCILHNFCTLTKQKYLNEWIEQTEIDLVNPILNHSCIELDNKAEFIRNSIKKHYFTTV
- the LOC136075310 gene encoding uncharacterized protein LOC136075310, which encodes MAEEKAVAEEKVKSRKRARHWDDEETKILISKWSEDNIQEKLKSCTRKGKIWEEILLFLQASGYEDRDKEMCKTRIHTLTSAYRNYIDNKRNTSGTGPSKKPSCFDEIDKVLSDKPTTLPTFLKSSSGMNVIIEKTAEVNNFNNCVNELVNCEHIDIETTPSSSKSEELVKKDNSFYFKKSKKKKSRSEVMFEQLNATVNKFMTSQADIDHKILESILENHKQEESCVILKVRQVEDLYFIEIELSLADLTLEKLTCTIKEEFSVQDNASLLITKLPNVLIRNDKDVKRLKSGTEIEFLIMIKKM